The sequence below is a genomic window from Methylocystis sp. IM3.
CGACCCGCTGGCGATCGCCGATTACGGGCCGATGCGCGACAAAAGCGGCGCCCGGACCTTCACCCTTCTCTCCGTCCGGCCGCAGGGCAAGGACATGCTCGTCGCCCGCGTCGAGGGCGTCGCCGACCGCACGGCCGCCGAGAGGCTCACCGGCGTCGAGCTCTATATCGCCCGCGACAGGCTTCCCGCGCCGGAAGACGACGACGAGTTCTACCTCGCCGATCTCATCGGCCTGCGCGCCGAGACCCGCGCGGGAGAAGAGATCGGCGTCGTCGTGGCCCTGCGCAACTTCGGGGCCGGCGACATCATTGAAGTCGCGCCGAAGGGCGGCGGCGAGACGCTGCTCTTTCCCTTCACCAGGGCGGTCGTGCCGGTGGTGAGCGTCGCGGAGGGCCGCGTCGTGATCGAACCGCCGGAGGAGATCGCGGGCGAAGGGCAAGACGCCGAAAAGGCGTGAGGGCTAGCGGCCCGCGGCGCCCCCATGCCATAAGCCCCCCATGTGGCGCGCGACGATCCTCACCCTTTTTCCCGAGATGTTTCCCGGCCCGCTCGGCCTCTCGCTCGCCGGCGACGCGCTCGCCCGCGGTGTCTGGGCGCTGGAGACGCGCCAGATTCGCGAGCACGGGATCGGCCGCCACCGCGCCGTAGACGATACGCCGGCCGGCGGCGGGCCGGGCATGGTGATGCGCGCCGATGTGCTGGCGGCGGCGATCGACGCGGCGCAGGCGGAAAATGATCCGAGGCCGCGCCTGTTGATGAGCCCGCGGGGCCGCCCGCTGACCCAGGCCCGCGTGCGAGATCTGGCGCGGGGGCCCGGCGCGATCATTCTCTGCGCGCGCTTCGAGGGCGTGGACGAGCGCATCATCGCCGCGCGCAACCTCGAAGAAGTCTCCATCGGCGATTACATTCTGTCGGGCGGGGAAATCGCCGCGCTTGCCCTCATGGACGCCTGCGTGCGGCTGCTTCCCGGCGTCATGGGCGAGGAGCTCTCGGGCGAGGAGGAAAGCTTCGAAGCCGGGCTTCTCGAATATCCGCATTACACGCGGCCGCGCGACTTCGAAGGGCGCCCGATCCCGGATATTTTGCTCTCGGGCGATCATGCGAAAATCGCCAAATGGCGCCATGAACAGGCGCTGGCGCTGACGCGGGCGCGGCGACCGGACCTTCTCGCGCGGGGAAAAGACTGACGGCGCGCCTTTGGCGTGCGCCTTTGGCGTCATGGCCGCGACGCGCGCGGCCAAGACGCGGAGTTAAAAGCCCTCAGCCCACGGGCTTCAGGGCGAGCGCCTTTTCGATCTCGGGCAGCGGATGCTTGGTCAGATCCTTGTCCAGCTCGCCGGCGACCTTGCCCTGCGCCTTGACCGACAGATCCTTGCGGATTTCGCCGAGGGTCCTGGGCGGCGCGACAATGACGATTTCCTTCAGCTCGCCGCTTTCGGCGGCGGCGTTGATGCGGTCGGCCATGGAGCGGGCGAAACGCTCTTCCTCGAGCTCGTGCCAGTCGACATTGCCCATGGCGCTTCGGGCGTGGGAGCCCGCCGAAGCGAAGGCGCGGCCCGGCGCGTCGGACCCTTGCGCGCGCGTCGCAGGGTTGTCGTCGATCCGCGTTTCGATGACGCGAAGATCGAGTATCTGGGCGTCGCCATGATTTTGGAAGAACAGCGCCCGCCGTCCGTCGCCGACGAGCACCCACGCCCCGTTGTGCACCGCAATCGCGCTCATACCGTCCCTCGTGATTAAAACTGACGCCTCTGGATGTGGCGGCTCAGTGAGGGGAGAGCAAGCTTGGCCGGGCGCGTCGGATCGACGCGCCGCCAGGGAGCGACAGGGGATCAGGCCGCGAGCTTTGCCCGCGGCGCCTGCTCCTGCTTCATCTTCTCGACAACGGCCATCAGATCGCGCTCGGCCTGGCCCGAAGCCGGCGCCCCGGCGTGGAGCCGGCGGGCGATGCGCGCCTCGTTGACGGCATAGGCCAGATAGCAGACGCCGGCGATGAACAGCAGCGCCGTGAAGGGCTCGCCATTGCCGAGGACGGAGAGGTCGGGGGCGCATTCATTGGCGTATTCGCAGGCGTCCGACCAATCCTGGAAATACTGTCTGACGTGTTCCAACATGGTGACCTCCTTGCCTGCCCCGCACGGAGCCGAAAAAGCCGCCGGCCCCCGGGCAAGCTATCTAGCGCATGTCCGCCGCGCCGGTTGTGCGTTGCAACATATATACTGCGCCCCGAAGCTTGCGCCAGTGTAAATTCAATCGTAGCGGTTGAAACTAACCTAAAGATTACAACCCTCTGCGTTATATCGCCGCACTGCAAAAGGATTGTGCAGACAGCATGGAAAACGACCAGTGAATGAGGGGGACAAAAAAAGAGGGGCCCCCGCGGGGACCCCTCGAACACGCCGAAGCGGCTGATATGCCGTCGTTTTAGCCTTCGAGCAGGCGGCGGGCGATGACCTGGGCCTGAATCTCCGCGGCGCCCTCGAAAATATTCAGGATGCGCGCGTCGCAGAGCACGCGGGAGACCGGATATTCGAGCGCGAAGCCATTGCCGCCGTGGATCTGCAGGGCGTTGTCGGCCGCCGCCCAGGCGACGCGGGCGCCGAGAAGCTTCGCCATGCCGGCCTCGAGATCGCAACGCTTGCCCTCGTCCTTCTCGCGCGCGGCGAAATAGGTGATCTGGCGCGCGACGTGAATCTCGACCGCCATGGAGACGATCTTGTTGTAGACGCGCGGGAAGGCGAACAGCGGCTTGCCGAACTGGATGCGCTCCTTGGCGTATTTCAGGCCGAGATCGAGAGCGCATTGGGCGACGCCGAGCGCGCGCGCCGCGGTCTGGATGCGGGCCGACTCGAAGGTCTCCATGAGCTGTTTGAAGCCCTTGCCCTCCTCGCCGCCGAGGAGATTTTCGGCCGGCACCTCGAAATTGTCGAAGCCGATCTCGAACTCCTTCATGCCGCGATAGCCGAGCACCTCGATCTCGCCGCCCGTCATGCCCTTGGCCGGGAACGGTGTCTCATCCGTGCCGCGCGGCTTCTCGGCGATGAACATGGAAAGGCCCTTGTAGCCCTTCTCGTTCGGATTGGTGCGGGTCAGCAGCGTCATGATGTCGGCGCGGACCGGATGGGTGATCCAGGTCTTGTTGCCCGTGACCTTGTAGACGTCGCCCTCGCGCACGGCGCGGGTGCGCAGGCCGGCAAGATCCGAGCCGTTGTTGGGCTCGGTGAAGACGGCGGTGGGGAGGATTTCGCCGGAAGAGATCTTCGGCAGATATTTGTTCTTCTGCGCCTCGGTGCCGCCGACGAGAATGAGCTCGCCCGCGATCTCGGAGCGGGTGCCGAGCGAGCCGACGCCGATATAGGCGCGCGACAGCTCCTCGGAGACGACGCACATGGCGATCTTGCCCATGCCCGAACCGCCGTACTGCTCAGGGATGGTGAGGCCGAAGACGCCAAGTTCGGCGAGGCCCGCGATCACCTCGAGCGGAATATAGGCGTTCTTCGCGTGCCACTCCTGCGCATAAGGCACGACATGGTCGGCCGCGAATTTGCGCATTTCGCTGCGGATGGCCTCCAGCGTCTCGTCGAGGCCCGAGGCGCCGATGGTCTCGGCGGCGGCATGGTGATCGATGAGCTCGGCGAGGCGCGCGCGGTTCGCCGGCGTATTGCCGGAAAGGATCAGCCGGTCGACCGAAGCCGGGCGCCGGGCGGCGATCTGCTGCGCGGAGAGGCCGAAGTCGGAGAGGCGGACGAATTCGCCCTGGCTCATCGGAATGCCGCCATAGACCTGCGCCAGCAATTCGGCGAAGCCGATCTGGTTCAGGAGCTCCTCGGTCTCGCCATAGGCGCCTTCGGCCTGGAGGCGCTCGGCGTAATGGATCAGCTCCTTCAAGCCCTGCACATAGGTCGCGAACCAGGCGAGGCCGTGGGCGGCGTGCTGATCGGCCTCGAAGAGGGCGTTGTCGATCCGGCCGTCGCGCGAGACGCGGGCGCGCACGCTGGCGAGCCCCTCATTGTAGAGCGCCTCGACGGCGGCGAGCGCCTCTTTGGCGTCGGCGAGCCAGGTGGCGGGTTCGATTTTCAACGCGACGGCTGCGGTCATGGAGCTTCCTACCCGTAATTGAGGCCCGTTGCGGGGCGGATAAGTGATTTTGCGCCTTACATGCCGTCATTTTGGCTGCGACGCAACAGCGCCGCCCTGCGCCGCATCATCGCGGGCGGGGCCGCTTCGCGCCTCGGGGCTCGGGGCGCGCGACGCGCCGGAACCCCCGCCAGGCGAGGAAGGCGAGCAGCAGCGTCGGTAGCGCCATCCCGAGCAGCGCCGAGCCGACGGCGCTCTCGGGCGCCGGAGTCTCCGCGAAGCGCGGCAAGGCGTCGTAATCGGCGGCGGTCATCGCCTGCCCCGCTTTGGCGCGCGTGAGGAAAAAGGCCCGCCAGTCGAGATGGAAGGCGCTCAGCCGGTCGAGGAAGTCGCGATAGCGCGCCTCTCCCGCTCCTGCGACGTCGGCGAGCGCGCCATAGGCGAGCAGGGTGGGCGAAAGAAAGCTCAGGCGATCGACCAGGGCGCGCTGGCGGGAGAGCGCCGCGTCATGCGCCGCGATGACGCCCTCGACGCGCTCGAAGGCCGCCTCCTGCGTCGCAAGCCGGCGCAGCGTTCCTTCCCGCGCGCCGGCGGGTTTCTGACCCGCATGCTCCTCGACATAACGGGCGAGCATGGCGTCGCGGCTCTTGTCGGCGTCAGTCGCCGCGGCGCGGGCGGCGAGCGTCATGTCGATGCGCGAGGGCGCGGGATAGACGAAGGCGGCGAGGCTGTTGATCCCGGCGGGCGCCAGAAGGGCGAGGGCCACCCAGGCGCCGATGAGGGTCAGCGCATTGAAGGCGGAGCTTTGTCCGAGCCCGTCGACGGCCGCCGCCAGCGCCGCCCAGAAGAGGCCATAGACCAGAATGACCGCGACGAGCCGCAGGAAGCTCGCAGAGGCGAGCGCGTCCCAGCCCGCGAAAAGCCCGATGCCGAGGGCGGTCGCGAGCAGCATGATGGCGATGGGCGCGACGAGGCGGGCGGCGAGCTTGCCGGCCAGCGCCGCGCCGGGGCGGCGCGCCGCGGCGAGCGTCATGACGAGCGTGCCCTGTTCGCGCTCGCCCGCGAGCAGATTGAAGGCGAGCGCCAGAATGACGAGCGGATAGACATGGACCACGATGAAGGCGAGATCGGTCGCGCCGCTCGACAGCAGCGCCGGGTTCTCGATCTCGTCTGCGAAGAGAAAAGCGTCCTTGGAGCCGCTCGTCACCCTGATGACCGCGGAGAGAAGATCGCTCTGGCCGACGGCGACGAGCGCGAGCGGCTGCGGCGCCAGCGCCGCGACGCGCGCCGCCGGCCCCGCGCCCATGAAGACGGCGTTGCGAGGGTCGCGATACGGGGGCGGCTCCTCCTGCGTCGCGCCGCTCTCGAGCCTTGCGAGCGACGTCTTGAGGCCATCGAGACGCTGCGCCTCCTCGGCCCGCGCGGCGGCGACGACCGCCTGCTGCGACGCGACTCGCCCCGCGCCGGCGTGGAGCGCAAAGAGCGCCGCGGCGGCGAGCGCGACGAGCGCCAGCCCGACGGCGCGCGCGCGGGCGAGAATCCGCGCCTCGGCGAAAAAGCCGGCGAGGAAGCTCTTCATATCGGCCTCAGGCGGCGGACCGCGACGACGGCGAAGAGCAGCGTGAGCGCCAGCCAGCCGAGAAGGCCTGCGATCGCTTCGCGCGCGCCGGCGAGCGCGACGCCGGCGCCGGGCGCGGCATAGGAGAAGGCCGCGATCCGCTTCCACAGTTCCGGCCCGGCGACGTAACGCTCGTCGCGCTGGAAGTGGATGATGTTGTCGCTCACCTCGTTCTGGATCAGGCGGCGATGCGCCTCGGCGGCGCTGGCGAAATCGAATTGCGCGCGGCTGTCCGTGCCCGCAAGCGCCATGGAGAGGGGCTGCAAGGCGAGAAGCGGGAACAGAAATCCTCCTGCCGCCCGCAACGCGTCCTGCTTTTCGAAGGCGCCCTGCAAGGCGCCGAAATGGCTGTCGTAGATCGCATAGCCCGCTTCGTCGTCGCGGCGCAGCGTCAGGCCCCGGAAGCTCACCGGCAAATCCTCGACGCGGCTTACCCCATATTTTTTGAGGGTCTCCTCGCGGAAGGCGATGAAGGCCGGATGTGTCTCGTCGTGGCCGAATGTCTTGGCCTTGTCCTTGGCGACCGCTGCGCGGAATTCCTGGGCGGTCGGGGTTGGCGCGAGCGCGCGCGCAACATCGGCGGAGAGGCGCGGCGCGACGAAGGCGTTGGCGAGCCAGAAGGCCAGCAGCGCGACGAGCGCGGCGCGGCTGTCGCGCGCCAGCGCCGACACGCCGAGCGCGAGAAAGGCGAAGCCCGTCAGATAGACGCCATAGCCGAGCGCGAGCCCCAGAAGGCGCAGGTACTGATCGGCGAGAGAGAGCTTCGCCGGATCGGCGAAAAGCGCCACGGCGGCGGCGGCGGCGAGAAAGGCCGGCGCGAGCAGCGCGGCCGCCGCGCCGAGCAGCGCCAGCGCCTTGCCGGCGAGAAGGTCCTGCGGGCGCACGCCGAGGCTCAAGACCTGCCTGAGCGCGCCGCTTTCGCGCTCGCCCGAAAAGCTCGCGAAACCCGTCAGCAGCACGACGAGCGGCGCGACGACCTGGAGGATGAAGGCGAGCGACAGGCCGCCGAGCCGGGCCGCCGTCCCGCCGTCCCGCGCCGGGCGGAACTGCGCCTCGTTCTGCTTGTGCGCCTCAAGCCACACCGCCGTCCCCACGTAAGGATCGACGCCCGGATCGGCGAGGGCGAGCGGGCTCGCCGGCTTGAAGGCGTATTGGCCGAAATGCGCGGCGGCGTGCGGATTCTTGGCGCCCTGCCCGGTCCAGAGCAGACGGTCGGCCTGCGCCGCGGCCTCGCGCTCGCGACCGATGCGGGCGTTCTCCGCCGCGCCGAAGCCGAGCGCGGCGAGCATCAAAAGCGCGGCGAAGGCGAAGAGCGCGACGAGCCTGCGATCGCGCCGCATCTCCAGCCATTCCCTCGCGGCCACCGCGCGGATGATCCGCCAGCGCCCGGGCGCCCCGGCGGGCGCGGCGGCGGGGGCGAGCGCCAGATCGCTCACGCCGCGCCCCCGGAGGCGACGATGTCGAGATAGGCGCGCTCGAGTCCGAGATGATCGACGTCCTCGGCCCCGAAAACGCGGGCGAGCCGCCCCTGCGCCATCACGCCGATCCGCGCGCCGCATTGCTTGGCGAGAAAGAGGTCATGCGTGACCATCAGCACCGAAAGCCCGTCGCGCCGCAGCCGTTCGACGAGCCTCGCAAATTCATTCGCCGCGAGCGGATCGAGCCCCGAGGTCGGTTCGTCGAGCACCAGCGCCTCCGCGCGCCGCGCCAGCGCGATGGCGACGCCGACCTTCTGGCGCATCCCCTTGGAATAGGACCGCACCGGCCGGGTCGCGGCGTCTTCGGGGAGGCCGGCGGCGACGAGCAGCGGGAGAAATTCGGAAGCCGGCGTCGCCGCGCCCGAGACCTCGACGAAATAGGCGAGATTCTCGAGCCCCGTCAGCGCGCCGTAGAGCGTCACCGTTTCGGGGATATAGGCGAGCCGGGCGCGCGCGCCGAGCGGGTCTGCCGCCGCGTCGACCCCGCAGACCAGCGCCTGGCCCGCCGTGGGGGCGAGAAAGCCGAGGAAGAGGTTGACGGTCGTCGTCTTGCCGGCCCCATTGGGGCCGAGCAGGCAGAAGACCTCGCCCGGCGGAACGGTCAGATCGAGACGATCGAGCGCCGGCGCGGCGGCGCCGTCGTATCGCTTGGTGAGACCGCGCGCCTCCAGCATGGCGATGTTTCTCTGAAAGCCGTCAGGCCGCAGGCGTCGCGGGGGCGGCGAGTTCGGCCGCGCGCTCGGGTCGCGCGAGGAAGGCGGACGGGATGTTCGGCCGTCCTTCTTCCGTCGATTGCGGCGCGGATTGGGGCGGCGTCTTCCATTCGAAGGCGTCGAGGCGCCCGGTCGCGGGCGAAATCGGCAGCCAGCGGCGCGAAACGACGCCGTCGGCCACCCAGGCCGGATCGCGCGGGGCGCGCGAGCCGCGGGCGAGCCATTCGCGCACCGGCCCGCTCGGGCCGTTCTCGGCGTCCTCGATCTCGGCCATCAGCAGGCAGGTATGCGCGGTCGGATGCTGGCCCTCGGCGACGAGCGGCGCCAGCGCCTCCCGCGCCTTGGGGAAGTCGCGCGCCGCCAGCGCCGCCTGGGCGAGCGCATGCCGGCCCTCGGGGGCCTGCGGGGCGAGCTTGACGAGCTTCTCCACCCGCGCCTCGCGCTGGCTGTTCGACTCGCCCGGCAGGGCCTCGACATAGACCTCGGCCAGATCGGGGTGCGGCGCGGTCGCGAAGACGCTTTCGATCAGCTTCAGCGCCTGCTTCTGGTCGCCGTGGCGGATCAGAACCCGCGCCGCCGTGACGGCGGCGGGCACGAATCCGGGCCGGCGCTTGAGCGCCTGCCGCGCAAGGTGGAGCGCGTCGTGCGGTTGCTCGCCCTCGCGGGCCATGGCCATGGCCGTCTCGATGACGGCGCGGTAACGCTGCGCCGTGGGAGCGTCGATCGCCTTGGCGGCGACGCTGTTTTCGAGCGCCTCGCGCGCCTTCTCCCAGTCGCCGGCCGCGGCGAGATGCTCCAGAACGGCGGCGCCGGCCCAGGGCAGCGGCGCGATCGCCTGCGCGGCCGCCGCGAAATGATGCGCGGCCTCCGCGTCCTCGCGCCGCTTCGCCTCCACATGCAGGCCGCGCAGGCCGAGAAGCTTGGTCTCGGGCTTCAGGGTCATCCTGTGGAAAGCCTTGGCCGAGGCGTTTCTGTCGCCCGAAAGCTGCGCCGCCTGCGCCACGAGAAGCTGCGTCAGCGGCTCGTCGGGCAGGAGCTTCTCGGCGAGCTGCGCCGCCTTGCGGGCGCGGGCGAGATCGCCGGCCCCGACCGCGACGAGGCCCTGGGAGAGCACGTCGAGGCCCCTGGCCTTGCGCCGCTCGCGCGAGCCGCCGGTGATGCGGCCGGGAAGCCGCACGAGGGCGACGACGATCGCCCAGACGAGGACCGTCGCGGCGAGAAGCAGCAGCAGTCCGCCCACGGCGACGGGAATCGTCGTCTCGATGTGGCGCCCCGCGAACTCCAGCGTCAGCGAGCCCGGCTGCTCGATCAGCCAATGGACCCCATAGGCGGCGACAGCGAGCGCGATCAGGAAAAAGAACAGAAAAAGCATGGAGACTCCCGCTTATTTCTTGCCGAGCGCGGCGATGGCGCCGTGCAGCAGATCGTCCGCGGCGCGCGCGGCCTCGACCCGCTGACGCAGCGTGGCGCCAAAATCCTTCGAATCCTCCCGCGCCGGTTCGGGGAGGCTGTCATAGAGGCTCAGGGCCGCCGCGAAATCATTGTGCGTCAAGGCCATTTCGATCCGGTGGAGCTTGCCTTCGAGGCTCTCGGGCTCCGCTTCGCCGGTCGGGCGCACTTTCACGAGCTTGCTCGCGCCCTGCAGAAGATGCTCGGTCAGCGCGCCGCTCTCCTGGCCGGCGTGATTCTCATGCGCCCGGATGCTCTTGGCCACGGGCTGGAAGGCTTGGCCGAGCTGAGCGCCCGTCGGGGCGCCCTTCTCGGCGAATTCGGTCAGCGCAGGCGCGGGCGACGGCTCCGCTCCGAGTCGGGCGTAGGCGGCGATCTCCTCGGCGAAAGGCCGGCCGGCCTCGAGCTCGCGCTGCACGGCGAAGGCCAGAACCACGGCCGCCCCGGAAGCGTCGGGCGCGGCGGCGGAGACGGAGGCGGGCTTGGGCGCCTCGGCCTCGGGGGCGGCGCGCGTCTCGTTTTTCGGCGCGTCCAGCCGCTCCCTCAGAGCCTTCACCTCGTCGCTCAGGGCGTCGATCTGGCCGACGAGCGCAAAGATCAGGTCACGATCCGAAAAACCCTCGAGGTCGGCCTCCTTCGCGGCGGGCGCGGCCGCAGCCGCAGGCTTGGCGTCGATCGATTTGGCGTCGATCGATTTGGCCTCGGGCGGCTCGGCCGGCTCGAGAGCTTTGGGCTCCTGGGGCCTGGCCTCCGTGGAGGCGGCCGGGGCCGGCGTCTCGACGGGCTTGACCTCAGCGGAAGGCGTCTCGACGGGCTTTGTCTCCGCCGTCCTGGCCTCATCGGGCGTCGCTGCCGCAGGCTGTTGCTGGCGGGGTTCCGGCGCAGGGGGCGGGAGCTCGGCGGATTTTTCCGGCTCCGCGGGTGCGGCGGGCGATGGCTGCTCTTCGAGCGGCGCTTTTTCAAGAAGCGCCTGCGCGCCGTTGGGAGCGGCGTCCGGCTTCGCGGCCCCGCCGGTTAGCCCGCCGACGAGCGAGCGCCCCTTGTCGAGGAGGCCGTGCGCTTCGCGCAGCCCTTCGTCCACATAGCTGGCGGCGACGTCGATGCGCGGATCGACGTTCCGGAAGGTCAGCGCCGCATAGCCGGCGCCAGCCGCGAGCGCCGCCAGGACCAGCGCGGAGACGGAGAGCTTCAGGACAGGCCGCCCCTTGCGGGGCGCGGGCTTTCCTTGCGGCGCGGGCTTGGCGCCGGGAGCCTCGGGAGCGGCGCCGGCTTTGGCGGCCGGCGCGCCCGGGCCCTTCGGACTCTCGGCCTTCGGGCTTTCCGCCTTGGACGCTTGATCGGTCTTCTCGGTTCCAGGGGCCGCCATGCTCGCCGTCCTCGCTCTCTTCTCCGCTGACCGGGCAGGTATAAAGGAGGCGGCCTGCCCGCGAAACAGGCTTTGGACCTTTTGGCTTTAGCCTGCGGCCTCCATCAGCGCCAGCGTGCGGCGCGCAATGTCGAGATGGAGGCGCTCGACCATCTTGCCGTCGAGCTGCACCACGCCTTTCTCCGCATTCTCGGGTTCGTCGAAGACCGCGATGATCCGGCGGGCGAAGTCGACCTCCTCGGCGGTGGGCGCGAAGATCTCGTTCACTGGCGCGATCTGGCTCGGGTGGATCAGCATCTTGCCGTCGAAGCCCATGTCGCGGCCCTGCTCGGCCTCGCGGCGCAGGCCGGCTTCATCGTTGAAATCGTTGTAGATGCCGTCGATGATCTCGATGTCGTGCACGCGCGCCGCCAGCACGCCGGCCGAGAGCCAGGACAGGAGCGCCGGGCGGCCGGGGGTGAGGCGGGCGCGCGTCGATTTGGCGATGTCGTTGGGGCCGAGCACCAGCACCTCGAGGCGCGAGGCCGGATCGTCGGCGGCGCTCGCGATCTTTTCGATGTCGAAGATCGCGCGCGGCGTCTCGATCATCGCCCAGAGCCTGGTGTGGAAGGGCGCGCCCGCGGCGACGATGTCGGCGGCGGCCTTGAGAATTTCATCTCGCGAATTCACTTTCGGGATCACGATGGCGTCCGGCCCGGCGGGCGCGATCGCCGCAATGTCGGGCTTGTACCACTCCGAGCCGCGCGCATTGACGCGCACGACGATCTGACGGTCGCCATAGCCGCCGCCCTTCACCGCCTGCGCGACCTGCGCGCGCGCCGTCTCCTTGGCGGCCTCGGCGACACCGTCCTCGAGCTCGAACATCAGAACGTCGGCCTTGAGGGTCTTGCCCTTTTCCAGCGCGCGGGCGTTGGAGCCCGGCATGGCCAGCACGCTACGCTTCAGTTTCGAAATCATCATTTGCTCGCTTCGAAGGTGTAAGGGGTCATCTTTCTCTTGCCGCGCCGGCCCTCCTACACAATAAGAAGCGTCTCCGCCATCCGCCTTTGTGGCGCTTGCGGGGGTTCGCCGCCATCCTTTCCGGAACCGTCCAAGATGCAACCCGACGACAGCCCCGCGCCCGGCGGGGGCCTCCCACCCCACCTCGTGGACGGCTACGAGGTGTTTCTGTCCGGCCGCTTCCGCGCCGAGCAGGCGCGGTTCCGGACTCTCGGCATCAAGGGCCAGAAGCCGACGACCATGGTGATCGGCTGCTGCGATTCGCGCGTGGCGCCCGAGGCGATCTTCGACGCCGGGCCGGGCGAATTGTTCGTGTTGCGCAATGTGGCGGCGCTCGTCCCGCCCTATGAGCCGGACGACCATTTCCACGGCGCCTCCGCGGCGCTCGAATACGCCATCATGGCGCTCGAGGTGCACCATATCGTGGTGCTCGGCCACGGCCAGTGCGGCGGCGTGCGCGCCTTCGCCGAGATCAGCGTCAACCCCGAAGCGCCGCGCCTCAGCCATAGCGATTTCATCGGCGACTGGATCAAGATGCTCGGGCCCGCCGTCGAGCGGCTCGGCTGCCCGCCTGACCCGCAGGATCCCGCCTATCTCCAGGCGCTCGAATTCGAGTCGATCAAGCAGACGCTCCTCAATCTGCGCAGCTTTCCCATGGTGCAGATCCTCGAGCGGCGGGGCTATCTGCATCTCCACGCCGCTTATTTCAGCGTGATGGACGGCCGCCTGCTGGCGCTCGACGAGGCTTCGGGCGCCTTCCGCCCGGTCGCGGAGGAGGCCCATGCCGCGGCCCTCGAGGAGACGCGATCTTGACGCAGACGACGGCCGCTGCGCGGGCGGCGACGATTCCCGAAATTTCCGGGATCCACGAACTCGCCGGACGCTATGAGGCGATCCTCTGCGACGTCTGGGGCGTGCTCATCGACGGCAAGAAACATTTTCCGCAGGCCGCCGACGCGCTCATCCGCTTTCGCGGCCAGGGCGGCAAGGTCGTGCTGGTCACCAACGCCTCGCGGCCCGACGCCGAAGTGCGCCGGCAGCTTCTGGGGCTCGGCCTGCCCGAGGCCGCCTTCGACGATCTCGTCTCGGCGGGCGAACTGACGCTCAATGAAATGGTCGCGCGCAAGGGGCAGGCCTGCTATCACCTCGGGCCGCCGCGCGACAACGGGCTTTTCGATGAGGCGGGCCGCCGGCTCGGCGCGCCGCTGCGCAAGGCCTCGCCCGAGGAAGCGGATTACGTCGTCTGCACCGGGCTCTTCGACGAGCGCGCCGAAATTCCGCAGGATTACGACGAAAGACTCGCCGCGCTGAAGGCGCGCGATCTCGTCATGATCTGCGCGAACCCGGACATTGTGGTCGCCATCGGCGACGATATCGTCTATTGCGCGGGGGCGATCGCCGAACGCTACGCCGCCATGGGCGGCAAGGTGCTGATGTTCGGCAAGCCGCACCCGCCGATCTACGCCGCCGCCCGCGAGAGGCTCGCGCGCCTCGCCGGCCGGCCGGTTCCGGACCGGCGCATCGTCGCCATCGGCGACGGCGCCCTGACCGATCTCGCCGGGGCGGGCCGGGCCGGCCTCGATTGCGTCTTCGTCACCGACGGCGTGCATGGCGAGGAGCTGCGCCCGGCGGGAGGCGACATCGACCCGGCCGCGCTCGAGCGGCTGGTCGAAATCGCGGGCGCGCGCCCCGTCGCTTTGGCCCGCGCGGTTTTCTGGTAAAAGGGGGCGTCGGGCGCCCCCGCCCCTCCAACTCCAAAACGATCCGGTGAAAAGAAAATGTCGACGCCCTTCAAAATCTATTATTTCGAAGATCTGAGCGTCGGCATGCGCGAAACGCTGATGAAGGCCGTGATGGACGATGACGTCATCGCCTTCGCCGATCTCTCGGGCGACCGCAATCCGATCCATCTCTCGGACCATTTCGCCTCCAAGACGCGCTTTGGCGAGCGCATCGTCCACGGCCTCTACACCGCCTCGCTGATCTCGACCGTCATCGGCATGTATCTGCCGGGGCCGGGCGCGGTCTATCTGTCGCAGACGCTGAATTTCCGGGCGCCGGTGAAGATCGGCGACGTGATCACCGTCGTCGTCGAGGTGGTCGAACTCGTCGAGAAGGGCCGCCGCGCCAAGCTCAAATGCGAATGCCTGGTCGACGGCAAGGTCGTCCTCGACGGCGAGGCGACGGTGATGGTCCC
It includes:
- the rimM gene encoding ribosome maturation factor RimM (Essential for efficient processing of 16S rRNA) codes for the protein MNARNNLVLLGRFGAPHGVRGEIRLQSFTGDPLAIADYGPMRDKSGARTFTLLSVRPQGKDMLVARVEGVADRTAAERLTGVELYIARDRLPAPEDDDEFYLADLIGLRAETRAGEEIGVVVALRNFGAGDIIEVAPKGGGETLLFPFTRAVVPVVSVAEGRVVIEPPEEIAGEGQDAEKA
- the trmD gene encoding tRNA (guanosine(37)-N1)-methyltransferase TrmD, translated to MWRATILTLFPEMFPGPLGLSLAGDALARGVWALETRQIREHGIGRHRAVDDTPAGGGPGMVMRADVLAAAIDAAQAENDPRPRLLMSPRGRPLTQARVRDLARGPGAIILCARFEGVDERIIAARNLEEVSIGDYILSGGEIAALALMDACVRLLPGVMGEELSGEEESFEAGLLEYPHYTRPRDFEGRPIPDILLSGDHAKIAKWRHEQALALTRARRPDLLARGKD
- a CDS encoding host attachment family protein, with amino-acid sequence MSAIAVHNGAWVLVGDGRRALFFQNHGDAQILDLRVIETRIDDNPATRAQGSDAPGRAFASAGSHARSAMGNVDWHELEEERFARSMADRINAAAESGELKEIVIVAPPRTLGEIRKDLSVKAQGKVAGELDKDLTKHPLPEIEKALALKPVG
- a CDS encoding acyl-CoA dehydrogenase family protein; the protein is MTAAVALKIEPATWLADAKEALAAVEALYNEGLASVRARVSRDGRIDNALFEADQHAAHGLAWFATYVQGLKELIHYAERLQAEGAYGETEELLNQIGFAELLAQVYGGIPMSQGEFVRLSDFGLSAQQIAARRPASVDRLILSGNTPANRARLAELIDHHAAAETIGASGLDETLEAIRSEMRKFAADHVVPYAQEWHAKNAYIPLEVIAGLAELGVFGLTIPEQYGGSGMGKIAMCVVSEELSRAYIGVGSLGTRSEIAGELILVGGTEAQKNKYLPKISSGEILPTAVFTEPNNGSDLAGLRTRAVREGDVYKVTGNKTWITHPVRADIMTLLTRTNPNEKGYKGLSMFIAEKPRGTDETPFPAKGMTGGEIEVLGYRGMKEFEIGFDNFEVPAENLLGGEEGKGFKQLMETFESARIQTAARALGVAQCALDLGLKYAKERIQFGKPLFAFPRVYNKIVSMAVEIHVARQITYFAAREKDEGKRCDLEAGMAKLLGARVAWAAADNALQIHGGNGFALEYPVSRVLCDARILNIFEGAAEIQAQVIARRLLEG
- a CDS encoding DUF3526 domain-containing protein, with product MKSFLAGFFAEARILARARAVGLALVALAAAALFALHAGAGRVASQQAVVAAARAEEAQRLDGLKTSLARLESGATQEEPPPYRDPRNAVFMGAGPAARVAALAPQPLALVAVGQSDLLSAVIRVTSGSKDAFLFADEIENPALLSSGATDLAFIVVHVYPLVILALAFNLLAGEREQGTLVMTLAAARRPGAALAGKLAARLVAPIAIMLLATALGIGLFAGWDALASASFLRLVAVILVYGLFWAALAAAVDGLGQSSAFNALTLIGAWVALALLAPAGINSLAAFVYPAPSRIDMTLAARAAATDADKSRDAMLARYVEEHAGQKPAGAREGTLRRLATQEAAFERVEGVIAAHDAALSRQRALVDRLSFLSPTLLAYGALADVAGAGEARYRDFLDRLSAFHLDWRAFFLTRAKAGQAMTAADYDALPRFAETPAPESAVGSALLGMALPTLLLAFLAWRGFRRVARPEPRGAKRPRPR